From the Aquirufa lenticrescens genome, the window AAACCTTTTGATCATTCTTCTGGTAGGCCTAGGGATAACCGCCCTATTGTTTCAATTACCGAAAGGTAATGTGGCGGGAAAGACACAAAATACTCCTTCGGGGGGCGCTAACCGAGACGCGGGAAGCGAAAAGACAGAAAAAGTCGCAGAGAAAGAAGAGCATGCTGCTCCTTTGACTCCGGCGCAGCTAAAAGAGATTTCTGCATTGAAATCGGCTTTTGCAGCGGCTAAGACAGATGCTTCCCAGGTGAAAGCCTTAGAGAATCTGATGCGTGCTTTTATGAATGCGAGTCATTATGATTCTGCTGCGGTTTATGCAGCGAGTTATGCGGATCAGCATCCCAGTTTGACGAACGTTTTGCGTGCCGGTCAGCTGTATTTTGAAGCACAAACGTATGCTTTGAATGCACAGAAAGGCGGTAAAATGGGCGAAAAAGCAAGAATGTACTTCTCGAAGGCTTTGGCCATCGACCCGAACAACTTGCTGGTAAAATCGAACATGGCGATGACTTACGTAGATACACCCACTCCGATGAAGGGCATTACGCTACTTCGCGAAGTGATTGAACAGGAGCCCACGTTTGTGCCAGCGCTGTTTAATTTAGGGATATTATCGATTAAATCGAATCAGTTTGGCAAAGGCCAAGAACGATTCACCCAGATATTGAAGCTGGAGCCGAATAACCATAAAGCCGCGTTAAATCTCGGTTTTTGTTTAGCCCAGTTAGATAAAAAAGAAGAGGCTCAGAAGGTTCTGAAGCGTGTTTTAGAGCAATCTAAGGATGCAGAAGAGCAGAAGGCCGCGAAAGAGTTGCTTGCAGAAATGCAGGAGCATTGAGGTTGAAAGTCAATCTCGTAAAGTATTTAACACATTAATTCTTAACATTATGCCTTGCGGTAAAAAAAGAAAACGTCACAAGATCTCTACTCACAAAAGAAAGAAGCGTCTTCGCAAGAATCGTCACAAGAAGAAATAGTCTTCATAAATCCATTTTCCCTTTTGGAATTTGTATTTAGGTAACCCAGGAACAGGCATTTTTCGAAATGGCCTGTTTTTGGTGTTTAATTTCCTGTATATTTAGACTATATAGGCCAAAAGGCCTTGTACCCTTCTTCTCGACATAAATTGTGAGCAATGAATTAATCATTAATTCGACTCCCAAGGGGGATCGGATCGCCCTTTTGCACGACAAAAGGATAGTAGAGTACCACATAGAACAGTCGGAACCTCAATTTTCTGTAGGAGATATTTATCTTGGCACAGTAAAGAAATTGGTTTCAGGACTGAACGCCGCTTTTATTGACATCGGTTATGAAAAAGATGCATTCTTGCATTACCATGACCTAGGTCCTAATTTGCCTACCCTGCAGAAGTTTACGCGGGAGGTGATGACGAAGAAAAACAAAGTTGTCCGTTTAGAGAATTTCAAACTTGAGCCCGAAATTGATAAATTAGGGAAGATCGAGAAAGCTGTTCAAAAAGGACATTTAGCTTTAGTTCAAGTCGTTAAGGAGCCTATTTCCACTAAAGGCCCTCGTTTATCTTGCGATATTTCCATCGCAGGTCGTTTCCTTGTTTTAGTTCCTTTTGCGAACGGTGTGAACATCTCAAAGAAGATCACGTCGAAGGCGGAACGCAATCGCTTGCAAAAGCTGATGACCTCGATTAAGCCAAAGAATTACGGTGTGATCGTGCGTACGGTGGCGGAAGGCAAAGCGGTGGAAGAAATGGAGCGCGACCTAAAAGATTCCATTGCGAAATGGGAGGAAGGTTTAGTGAAATTAGTGGATGCCAAAGCTGGAGACCGCATTATTGGAGAAATGAGCCGCGCAACTTCGATGTTACGTGACTTGTTGAACAATGATTTTGATAATGTCATCGTTGATACACCAGAATTGTACAATGAGGCAAAAGGCTATGTACACAATGTGGCTCCTGAAAAGGAGAAGATTGTTAAGTTACACCAAAGCAAAACCAAGTTATTCGAGCAATTAGGCATTGAAAAGCAATTGAAAATGCTTTTTGGCCGTTCGGTTTCGTTGCCTGGTGGAGGTTATTTAATCGTGGAACACACGGAAGCATTGCACGTGATCGACGTGAATTCGGGAAATAAGTCGAATTCAGAAGAAGATCAGGAGGCAACGGCATTAAGTGTGAACCGAGAAGCTGCGAAAGAAGTAGCTCGCCAATTGCGTTTACGCGATATGGGCGGTATTATCGTGATCGACTTCATCGATATGAAGAAGGCGGATAACCGCAAGTTAATTCAGGACATCATGCGCGATGAAATGCGTGGAGATCGTTCGAAGTACACCATTTTGCCCTTAACGAAGTTTGGCTTGATGCAAATCACCCGCCAGCGTGTTCGTCCTGAGATGAACGTAGCCACGCACGAAACGTGCCCTAGCTGCGGAGGAACAGGAAGTATCACGGCGAGTATCGCGGTATCTGACATTGTTGAACAGCATTTGGAACATTTAGTGACGAAGCAAAACGAGAAGAAATTGACCATTTTGGTACATCCTTTCTTAAGCGCTTATTTCACGAAAGGTTTCCCTTCTATTCGCATGAACTGGTTCTTGAAGTACAAGACCTGGATTACGATTATGGAAGATTCCTCATTTGGCATTACAGAATTTAAATTCTTAAACCAAAATGGAGATCAAATTGAGATATCATCTTAGTATTGTAGCCTTATTTTTCGGCCTTCTTCTACCTGCTTTCAACTCGAATGCACAATGGTGGAAGAAGGCGGATGAGGCAGAGAAGGAGCGTTCCAAAGGAATGCTGTTGCTCACCACCGAAGTTCAGACGGAGGCCACCGTGGCCATTAACCAGATGTATAACTTCCATTTCCCGGAAGCTGAACGCGAATTCAATTATTTAAAGATCAAATACCCCCAGCATCCGCTGCCTGATTTTCTTTTGGGCCTCATGCAATGGTGGAAAATCGTGCCTAACACAAAGAATGAAGTCTTTGACGATCGTTTGATTGAATATATGGACCAAAGTATCGAAAAGGCCGAAAAGATTTACGACGAAACCGAAAACCCAGAAGCCGCCTTCTTCATGGCCGCCGCTTACGGCTTCAAAGGCCGCCTGCACGCAGAACGCAAGCACTGGACGCGCGCGACTTTGGCCGCTAAAAACGCCCTCAAATACCTCGAATATTCTCGCAACTTCGCTGATTTCAGCCCGGAATTGATGTTCGGCGATGGCCTGTATAACTACTATTACTTCTTCATTAAGCAGAATTTTCCCCTTTTGCGCCCTGTCTTATGGCTTTTCCCAAAGGCAGACAAATCGCAAGGGATTGCTCAATTAGAGAAGGTAAGCTATCAAGCTTTCTACACCCGGACCGAAGCCCGCTACTTCCTATTGCAGATTTACGGCATCGAAAATATGAACGAGAAGGCCTACGGAATGGCCAAATACACCTCCGAAACCTTTCCAGACAATCCTTATTTCCACCGTGCCTATGCCCGCTCGGCCTATATGAATGGAAATATTCAGGAAGCCACCTCGCTTTGTAAGGAAATCTTGCGCCGCATCGAACAGCACCAAATAGGCTACGAAGGAACCTCAGGTCGCTATGCAAGTTATATTTTAGGCTATTACGCCTTGTATGTGAACCGCGATCACGCGGATGCGATGCGCTATTTCAAGCAGTGCATGGCCTTCACGAAGGAGACAGACGCTACCGATTCTGGTTACTATTGGGCCTCCGTCTTAGGATTAGCCCGCATTTCCTATCAACAACAGCATTACGACGAAGCCGTCGACTTCTGCAAAGAAGTATTAGAAAGTGCAGATAAAAAGTCCCCTCAACACACCGAGGCAAAGAAATTGCTTTCAGAATCTAAGAAAGCTAGACGCAAAAAACGATAACATGAAAGCAGCCATCATCAAACAGTATTTCCCCTCCATCACCGAGCAGCAATTAGCTCAATTCGAGCAGCTGTTCCCCTTGTACACGGAGTGGAATGAGAAAATCAATGTCATTTCCCGCAAAGACATTGATAATTTGATGCTGCACCACGTATTACACTCCTTAGCGATCGCCAAATTTGTCGATTTCAAACCAGGCACCGAAATCTTGGACGTAGGCACCGGCGGCGGCTTCCCGGGCATCCCTTTAGCCATCCTATTCCCCGAGGTAAATTTCCATTTAGTGGATAGCATCGGTAAGAAGATCAAAGTAGTTCAAGGCGTCGCAGAAGCCCTAGGATTGAAAAATGTCCAAGCCACTCACGGTCGTGCCGAAGATGTGGACGGCGAATTTGAATTCGTTGTATCTCGCGCGGTGACGCGTCTGCTGCCTTTCTTCGGTTGGGTGAAGAATAAGATTAGCCTTAACAGCTACCATGATGTGAAGAATGGCCTGCTTTGCCTAAAAGGCGGAGATTTACAAGAGGAATTGCAGGAATTTGGAAGAAAGCACAAGGTCTATCATAT encodes:
- a CDS encoding tetratricopeptide repeat protein, which codes for MKKNLLIILLVGLGITALLFQLPKGNVAGKTQNTPSGGANRDAGSEKTEKVAEKEEHAAPLTPAQLKEISALKSAFAAAKTDASQVKALENLMRAFMNASHYDSAAVYAASYADQHPSLTNVLRAGQLYFEAQTYALNAQKGGKMGEKARMYFSKALAIDPNNLLVKSNMAMTYVDTPTPMKGITLLREVIEQEPTFVPALFNLGILSIKSNQFGKGQERFTQILKLEPNNHKAALNLGFCLAQLDKKEEAQKVLKRVLEQSKDAEEQKAAKELLAEMQEH
- a CDS encoding Rne/Rng family ribonuclease, whose protein sequence is MSNELIINSTPKGDRIALLHDKRIVEYHIEQSEPQFSVGDIYLGTVKKLVSGLNAAFIDIGYEKDAFLHYHDLGPNLPTLQKFTREVMTKKNKVVRLENFKLEPEIDKLGKIEKAVQKGHLALVQVVKEPISTKGPRLSCDISIAGRFLVLVPFANGVNISKKITSKAERNRLQKLMTSIKPKNYGVIVRTVAEGKAVEEMERDLKDSIAKWEEGLVKLVDAKAGDRIIGEMSRATSMLRDLLNNDFDNVIVDTPELYNEAKGYVHNVAPEKEKIVKLHQSKTKLFEQLGIEKQLKMLFGRSVSLPGGGYLIVEHTEALHVIDVNSGNKSNSEEDQEATALSVNREAAKEVARQLRLRDMGGIIVIDFIDMKKADNRKLIQDIMRDEMRGDRSKYTILPLTKFGLMQITRQRVRPEMNVATHETCPSCGGTGSITASIAVSDIVEQHLEHLVTKQNEKKLTILVHPFLSAYFTKGFPSIRMNWFLKYKTWITIMEDSSFGITEFKFLNQNGDQIEISS
- a CDS encoding tetratricopeptide repeat protein yields the protein MRYHLSIVALFFGLLLPAFNSNAQWWKKADEAEKERSKGMLLLTTEVQTEATVAINQMYNFHFPEAEREFNYLKIKYPQHPLPDFLLGLMQWWKIVPNTKNEVFDDRLIEYMDQSIEKAEKIYDETENPEAAFFMAAAYGFKGRLHAERKHWTRATLAAKNALKYLEYSRNFADFSPELMFGDGLYNYYYFFIKQNFPLLRPVLWLFPKADKSQGIAQLEKVSYQAFYTRTEARYFLLQIYGIENMNEKAYGMAKYTSETFPDNPYFHRAYARSAYMNGNIQEATSLCKEILRRIEQHQIGYEGTSGRYASYILGYYALYVNRDHADAMRYFKQCMAFTKETDATDSGYYWASVLGLARISYQQQHYDEAVDFCKEVLESADKKSPQHTEAKKLLSESKKARRKKR
- the rsmG gene encoding 16S rRNA (guanine(527)-N(7))-methyltransferase RsmG; the protein is MKAAIIKQYFPSITEQQLAQFEQLFPLYTEWNEKINVISRKDIDNLMLHHVLHSLAIAKFVDFKPGTEILDVGTGGGFPGIPLAILFPEVNFHLVDSIGKKIKVVQGVAEALGLKNVQATHGRAEDVDGEFEFVVSRAVTRLLPFFGWVKNKISLNSYHDVKNGLLCLKGGDLQEELQEFGRKHKVYHISKSFKEDFFETKKLVHVPL